ATCGATACTGGCCCATGCCGTTCCGATTTTTGGCATGAAATTTGTAATGCCCGACCCTAAGACTCTCTTTTCTGCGCAACCACTTGAAGTGGTCCTAGTAAATCAGCGCACTTTGCAAGACGCACTGAAAGCTGATGCGCTTGCCCAAGCCAACCTCAATGGTGGTGGCAATACCGATGTGGCAAATCAACACGTAAAATCACCTTTACCTGCTAACGATAATTTGCCATCTAAAGAGGTAGAACAGGTTAAAGAGCAGCAAAAAAAACTTGAAGCTGACGCAGAAAAACTAATGCTACAGCTCAAGGCAAATACCCATATTGCACAAGATTTAGGCAAAAGCACGCAAGTAGCGGATACCGGCCAAGATAGTGAGCAATTAAAACAACAAGCGCTTGAAATTGCGGGCTTAGCAGCACAAATTAGTAAGCAAACCAGTGCTTATCAAAGCCGACCTCGTATGACCTTTATTGGTGCGAGGGCGCGTGAATATCGTTTTGCCCGCTATGTTGAAGATTGGCGGATGAAAATGGAACGCGTCGGAGCACTAACGTACCCTTTAGATGGGCAAGGCAATAAAATGTATGGCCGTTTATTGGTTTCGGTAGAAATTGATGCAAACGGCAATGTACGCAAGGCAGAAATCAGTAAATCATCAGGCAATAAGGAGCTTGATGCTGCTGCATTACGCATCGTTAAAATGGCCGCGCCTTTTGGTAAATTTCCTGATGAAATTCGTAAAGATACTGATGTGATTAGCATCAGCCGCACTTGGACCTTTGCCAAGGGCGATACCGTTTTAGGCAACGATTAATGCGTATTTTAGGAATTGACCCCGGCTCTAGAGTGACCGGTTTTGGTGTGATCGATGTAGACGGGCAAAACCGAACGTATGTTGCATCAGGCTGCATCCGTACTCCTGGCGGTGAATTGG
This genomic interval from Iodobacter fluviatilis contains the following:
- a CDS encoding energy transducer TonB family protein, with the protein product MDRAQRFMALGVMLSILAHAVPIFGMKFVMPDPKTLFSAQPLEVVLVNQRTLQDALKADALAQANLNGGGNTDVANQHVKSPLPANDNLPSKEVEQVKEQQKKLEADAEKLMLQLKANTHIAQDLGKSTQVADTGQDSEQLKQQALEIAGLAAQISKQTSAYQSRPRMTFIGARAREYRFARYVEDWRMKMERVGALTYPLDGQGNKMYGRLLVSVEIDANGNVRKAEISKSSGNKELDAAALRIVKMAAPFGKFPDEIRKDTDVISISRTWTFAKGDTVLGND